TTGTCCATGGGCAGTGATGACGCCAACATGCCCTCTGAGTGCCCTCCTGGGAACCAGAGGCTGTTTCTGAGCTGCTGCTGCAGAAAGAGTTGCCCATAGTCTTTAGACAAGCATGACACCTACTTAGAAACATTCCTCGCAGCCAAGATAATGTTGAGGGGGAAAATGACTACAGAGTAGCATATACAATATGTATCATACAACCCACTTCTATAAAACTGTGCCAGTCCACAACTttctgtgtatgtatatgcataatCACCTTCATCAAAATATAAACAAGGATTATCTCTGGGCTGAGATTCCAAATGacgttctttttctttctccttttaaaaaaaaatttgtcaattccagttgacattcaatattattttattttatatttgtttcaggtgtacagcattgtGGTGAGACAGCTTACAAAGCGGTCCCCCAATAAGTCTAGGACCTACCTGGCACCATCCATAGTTATCATAGCATCATTAtgttccctatactgtactttacatccccatttactttctttgtatttttctttttaacttttataatgaataactataatatttataaaagcaatCAAGTTGTTAAGGGAAAagtttttttctccaaaattatCTCCTCTTTAGCCTTAATTATATTTCACtttcactgtgattttttttccttttctttctcactactGTCTTGTCTGTGGCAATATTAAAACAATGTCTGCCATACTATCATGACTCTGGACTGTTATTATCCCTTTCAGAGTTCTATTTCCCACTCCCCAGGAACATCTGCCattaaacaaagtaaaaaggtttttccaaatgaaaatgaGTGGTATTGCTCTGTCTTTCCCCTAgtccctttttgttgttgttaatcctcacctgaggatattttttccattgctttttagagagtggaaaggcgcagcaggggtggggagttggtgatgagaaagagaaacatcaatacgccatcgattggttgtctcccacatgtgcccccacTGAGGCCTgggttcgaacctgcaacccaggtgtgtgctctttacccagaatccaacctgcgacccttcggtgcGAGGGCCGAtcgctctaaccagtgagcaacaTCTCTCCCCTAATCATAATAGCTATTCCAgtattcagccctggccaggtggcccagttggttggaacatcgtccccatatgccaaggttgcgggcttgatcctcagtcagggcacacacaagaaccaatgagccccagctggtttggctcagtggctggagcgtgggcctgtggacggaagggtcccgggttcaattccagtcaagggcagatgctTGGGTTAcgaacttgatccccagtagggggcatgcaggaggaagccaatcaatgagtctctctcatcattgatgtttctatctctccctccccgtatcggaaatcaataaaagtatattttttaaaaaagaaccaatgaatgcataaataagtggaacaacaggtcaatgtttctctctaattctttctcccttcttctctctctagattaaataaataaagacacatTCATGTCCACCAGCTGGTGCCCTGCCTAACGCCTATGGGAAGTCGATGGGAAGTTGTGTTCCTTTGGTAGAAATCTCTCTCCTGCGATAGGCTCTATATTCCTGTCATCTCTGTACTCCTCATTACATTGGACATTGTGGGTGCTcgagaaatatttgttaaaccgAAGAAGAAGCAATGGTTACTCCAACAGGCTctacagaggaaaggagggagcaggggagcgAGGATGCAGGAAGAAACGTACCTTCTGAGGGTGGAGGGTGATGTGCGAGGCCCCAACTCCAGACACTTGGGTTTTCTACCTTCCTCACTCTGGGCGGCTGGGCCCTTTTCACTCCCGAGTCCATTTCTATTTGTCTATGGGCTGTCGGCTTCTTCCCCCCTCGCCTGGTCCTGTCTTTGCCAGATCAGTGACATCGctgtcactgggaggagttgtcACACTCTGTGTGGCCTCACACACCTGCAACCTGAAAGATAAACAGACCAACAGCCATCTGAAGGACCCGATGAACAGCACAGACGGATAAGGTGGCCAAGGAGGCAAAGGCAGACAGGTTACAGCCTGGCTGGTATCAGATGGTACTGCACACGCTTCCCCTcagacagacagcaggggggcgggggcagagagaggggagcgGGAACCAGGGCTCCAGCCGTGGGTGGGTATTTTCATCTGACTCCTTCCTCTTGTCTCCAAAGTTTAAATGAAACTGGGGCCTGGAGCATAGGCCTGTCCCTCATCGCCGGACCACCAGGCCTGACTtctgcctgcccccagctcctGCGGACTGCAACCATCCTCTGTGACCTCATTCCCCGCTCAGGGTTCCACGTGCCACTCTGTGAGGTCATCAAGATAAGATCCCTTTCAGCTTCCCACCCGCCCAGGCCTCCAGAGCCCGTTCCCTGACAGATCCGTTTCAGGCCCCAGCAGGGCACCCTGCACTGCGCCGGGAGGGCGATGTCTCCTGACGCCGGGTGACGCGCCCTTTTGTCCACTGACTCCTTGAGCAGCTGCAGAGGTCGGCGTGGGGGCGCCCCTCTCCGCAGGCCATGGACGGCGGAGCCCCCTCGGTGCGGGAGCTGCCCCAGCGGCTGTGGCCGGGCCAGGGAGGCGAAGAGCAGCACCTTCTCCGGAGCCTGGCGGCCGCGCACGCCTTGGCCAAGATCATCCGGCCGTGCTACGGCCCCCTCGGCCTCCAGAAGCTCCTGGTGACCGCCAAAGGCGAGACGGTGCTCACGGGGTACGCCACGGCCATCCTGGGCGCCCTGGAGCTGGAGCACCCCGCCGCCCGGCTCCTGCGGGACGCGGCGCTCAGCCACGCGGAGCACAGCGGCGACGGCGCGGCCTTCGTGGTGCTGCTGGCCGAGGCCCTGCTGGCGCAGgccgagctgctgctgctggccggcctgccccgcGCCCAGCTCCGCCAGGCCTACGCCGCGGCCACCGCCGAGACGCTGGCGCTGCTGCCCTCGCTGGCCGTGCGCTCGCTGGGGCCCCTGGAGGACCCGTTCTGGGCGCTGCACTCGGTGATGAACACGCACACCCTGTCCCACGCCGAGTCCCTGACCCGGCTGGTGGCCCAGGCGTGCTGGGAGACCAAGGAGCTGGACGGCACCTTCCGCCCCGAGCGCCTGGGCGTGTGCGCGCTGCGGGGCGGGCAGCTGGACCGCTCGTGCCTGCTGCCCGGGCTGGCCGTGCCGGGCAAGCCCTGCGGGCAGGTGACGGCCGTGGTGGGCGGCGCCCGGGTGGCGCTCTTCGCCTGCCCCTTCGGCCTCGTCGGTCCCAACGCGCCCGCCACGGCCACCCTCTCTAGCCCCGCCGAGCTCGTCAGCTTCCGGAAGGGAGCCGAGCAGATGACGGAGAAGCAGGTGCTGCAGCTGGCCATGGGGGCCGTGAACGTGGCGGTGGTGTGGGGGCACGTGGACGAGAAGACGCTGGCGCAGGCGGACCAGTGCGGCATCTTGGTGATCCAGGTGGAGGCGCTGCGCCAGCTGGTGTGCCTGAGCGAGGTGCTGGGCACGCCCGTGATGCCCTACCTGCTGCCCCCGCTGCCGCTGGGGACGTGCCAGCGCGTGTACCcgcaggagctgggggagggctcGGCCGTGGTGTTCGAGTGGGAGGGCCGCGACACGCCCGCCCTCACGCTGGTGCTGCGGGCCGCCACGAAGGAGGGGCTCCGCGGGGCGGAGCAGGCCGTGTACCACGGCATCGACGCCTTCTCGCAGCTGTGCCGCGACCCCCGGCTGCTCCCGGGCGCCGGGGCCACCGAGATGGCTCTGGCGAAAATCCTCGCGGACCGGGGCGCCGCGCTGGAAGGGCCCAGCGGGCCCGCGCTCCTGGCGTTCGCCCAGGCCCTGCGGTCTCTCCCCGCCACCTTGGCGGAGAACGCGGGCCTCGCCGTCTCCCAGGTGATGGCCGACATGACGGCCGCGCACCAGCACGGGCACTTCCTCATGGGCGTGGGGGTCGAGGGCGTCGTCAACGTGGCGCAGGCGGAGGTGTGGGACGCGCTGGCGGCCAAGGCCCAGGCGCTGCGGGCCGTGGTGGACGTGGTGCTGCAGCTGGCCTCCGTGGACGAGATCGTGCTGGCCAAGACGGGTGCCCCGCCCCAGCGGGACCCGGGGCCCgaccccagggaggcccaggagcgCCCGGCCCCCGCGGGGGACAACCAGTAGCAGCGTCCTCAGAAACAGGGGGGCTGCCAAGGAGGGCACAGTCACCCCCAAAATGATTGTTGGCCTTATTTCCTCCATGTGTGGGACAGAGTCCATTTCTTTAGgtgaaaaataacataaaagtccTTTTCATTGATTTATCTCCATTCAGATTCTtggcttttttttatttcctgtttctgTCCATCAGATCCTATTCCTTTCCTCCAATAAGAGTGGGATTCAATTCTATTAAAGATTTCTAGATTAAGTTCCGGGGGATGAAAAAACGTAACCTGCAGTTACGTCTTCCCCACTCTGAGTGCTCCTGCGTGATGTCCTGAATGGATGTGAAGTTCTCTCTAGATGTCACTTTAGTCATCTGAGAGCATCAGTCCCAGCTCACAGGACTGGCCGCTCACCCCTGCTGTgtttagaaaaaggaaggaataTTATTTAAggcaagaaggaggaggaggagggaaggaagaggaggagcgtGGAGGAAaatcagctggcaggcagaaatataacttttttaaaaaagcatccttttgtatgcatatatgcataatccatggacacagacaaaagggtggtAGCAGCCTGAGGtggcggtggggcgggggggggggctacaaggggtcaatgggagaaaagaagggatatctgtaatactttcaacagtaaagtttttttaaagcatctttgGCATGGATAACAAAAGATGAGAACGCACAGGTTAGACCTGCACTGAGGTTGCTGTGCAGGGGCGGGGAGCTAGGAGCACCTGGCACCAGGACGTCTGGGCTGGGCTAGCTCTATGACTGGACACCCTGGGCATTAAAGAGAGGGTttgggcagagctgggagcagagCAGAACATGCTCCCCAAACCTTTTCCACTTTGCCATCCATCCTACGGCTCCTCTGCCTCTGGGGGGAGAGAGAATCTAGGGACAGAATCTAGGAGATGGAAAGCTATAGTCTCTTCGAATCTTAGAAGAGCTTTAAGCATTTGGAGAGAGAGCCAGACTCAAGAAACAAAGACCTTATAATAGGTACATTAGCTGCAACCAAGCAAGACACATTTGCAAAGATGCGGTTGAAATTCACAAGAAGTGAAGTCCTAAAAAGCTGTTTGTGAACAAATGATGGCAAATGAGAATGTAGAGAACTATAATCATTATTACTAATTTAAGGCATATGATGTGGCTTTCCTTGTTTTGTCTTCATCATTGTATTTTAGTGAATATAACTAAGCGCTTTCATATTTCTCTCCCGCCCATAAGTTCTGTATTCTCACAGTCTCGATTCCATAATAGTGATGACAGAAATGACGTTCTAAAGCAGTACAAAAGaacactgaatattttatttaatcatcaaaACACACTTATGAGAAAGAAGCTGGATTCTCTCTCAGTTGCAGGAGACACATTTGAGCTCCAGAAATTTTACAATAGTAAATTTTACATAGTAATAGAAAAGGGAAATCTACTATTTTAGTCACTGTCTATTGCCCCAATCATAAATTTCTCTATTGTGATGTTTTCAGAGATATAACCCCTATCATTACAAAGCAAATATGCCTTAAAATGGCCCTTTGAAAATCTACAATTAGTGTTTTTAACATTAGACAAATAGCCATGTTTGTTTCATAAgaagtaaataatatatttggtCCTGCTCACAGAGAACATTTCAGTTATAGATCCAAGACATATGGAGAGCTGACAATGTAACAtagtatgttttaaatattctaagGTTGATACACAAGGGAAGTTTTGATAATTTATTTGGGGAGAAATCATATTGTAACATTTCATTGCCATCTCCTTTCCCTCTAGAtagacagatacacacacacaattttgtatatataaatgCAAGTAAAAATGATCAAGATCAGTCTTACAAGGGACAAAGAAAGGTACGGCAGGCACAAATTTAACTAGCTTATGCTGAGAGCTGTAGAGGTAAAAACACCTGACCACACTTTTTTGAAGACACAGAGAACTCAGGCATCTTATAGgatcatctcccttcctctctttctaaaaataaaaatgtttttttaatattttttattgatttcagagaggatgggctagggagagagggagatagaaacatcagtgatgagagagaatcattgatgggctgcctcctgcatgctccccactggggatcaagcctgcaacccagacagggaattgaaccttgacctggtggttcataggtcgtcacttaacctctgagccacaccggctgggctcaatt
The genomic region above belongs to Eptesicus fuscus isolate TK198812 chromosome 14, DD_ASM_mEF_20220401, whole genome shotgun sequence and contains:
- the CCT8L2 gene encoding T-complex protein 1 subunit theta-like 2 — translated: MDGGAPSVRELPQRLWPGQGGEEQHLLRSLAAAHALAKIIRPCYGPLGLQKLLVTAKGETVLTGYATAILGALELEHPAARLLRDAALSHAEHSGDGAAFVVLLAEALLAQAELLLLAGLPRAQLRQAYAAATAETLALLPSLAVRSLGPLEDPFWALHSVMNTHTLSHAESLTRLVAQACWETKELDGTFRPERLGVCALRGGQLDRSCLLPGLAVPGKPCGQVTAVVGGARVALFACPFGLVGPNAPATATLSSPAELVSFRKGAEQMTEKQVLQLAMGAVNVAVVWGHVDEKTLAQADQCGILVIQVEALRQLVCLSEVLGTPVMPYLLPPLPLGTCQRVYPQELGEGSAVVFEWEGRDTPALTLVLRAATKEGLRGAEQAVYHGIDAFSQLCRDPRLLPGAGATEMALAKILADRGAALEGPSGPALLAFAQALRSLPATLAENAGLAVSQVMADMTAAHQHGHFLMGVGVEGVVNVAQAEVWDALAAKAQALRAVVDVVLQLASVDEIVLAKTGAPPQRDPGPDPREAQERPAPAGDNQ